Proteins from one Desmodus rotundus isolate HL8 chromosome 9, HLdesRot8A.1, whole genome shotgun sequence genomic window:
- the TEX19 gene encoding testis-expressed protein 19, translated as MCPPVSVRPGRDGVSHLFASWRYQLQHGDQLRICFMCFKFVFLSFKESLESEDWEDEDWEPELAENPAEGPGWGQALGQPAPGASADWGWDTPTSSPDESADGGLDQYLVPTELSPQDAAPLGLGPEDADWTQGLPWRFGSIVACGHWPSPYLLWQAFLKEVLPPGEPMLLELGTTRAVDPAEAEAWLLDMQVLSTVNDSDATYLRNMTALWALRTPGQGWNVLLEPDDMCVVKLQDAPQGQGLDPWKLSILETSATGDGVELVPADTALLKRGFSILSYSPWNKREAEESDSASGPELSTQGEGPSVTGTGSTGPRETCESLGPGAAALFPAPPPKAWK; from the coding sequence ATGTGCCCTCCGGTCAGTGTGCGGCCTGGCAGGGACGGCGTATCCCACCTTTTCGCGTCCTGGCGGTATCAgctccagcacggggaccagCTAAGGATTTGCTTCATGTGCTTCAAATTTGTCTTCCTGAGCTTCAAAGAGTCGCTGGAGTCGGAGGACTGGGAAGATGAAGACTGGGAGCCTGAGCTGGCAGAGAACCCCGCGGAGGGGCCCGGCTGGGGGCAGGCGCTGGGTCAGCCTGCACCGGGGGCATCTGCAGACTGGGGCTGGGACAcccccacgtcgtcccctgacgaGTCTGCAGACGGTGGCCTGGACCAGTACTTGGTGCCCACCGAGCTGAGCCCTCAGGACGCAGCACCCCTGGGCTTGGGTCCTGAGGATGCTGACTGGACCCAGGGCCTCCCCTGGCGATTCGGGAGCATTGTGGCCTGCGGCCACTGGCCGAGCCCCTATCTTCTGTGGCAGGCGTTTCTCAAAGAGGTCCTGCCCCCCGGGGAGCCCATGCTGTTGGAGCTGGGCACCACCCGCGCGGTAGACCCTGCTGAGGCTGAGGCCTGGCTACTGGACATGCAGGTCCTGTCCACTGTGAACGACTCTGACGCCACCTACCTCCGGAACATGACGGCCCTCTGGGCCCTGAGGACCCCGGGCCAGGGCTGGAACGTGCTGCTGGAGCCTGACGACATGTGTGTGGTGAAGCTGCAAGACGCACCCCAGGGGCAGGGTCTGGACCCGTGGAAGCTGAGCATTCTAGAAACCTCCGCGACAGGAGATGGTGTCGAGCTGGTTCCTGCGGACACAGCTCTGCTGAAGAGGGGGTTCAGCATCCTCTCTTACTCTCCCTGGAAcaaaagggaggcagaggagagcgACTCCGCCTCCGGGCCAGAGTTGTCCACCCAAGGGGAGGGTCCCAGCGTCACTGGGACCGGCAGCACCGGACCCAGGGAGACCTGTGAGAGCCTGGGCCCTGGAGCAGCTGCCCTGTTTCCAGCTCCTCCACCCAAGGCCTGGAAATGA
- the UTS2R gene encoding urotensin-2 receptor produces MALSPEPASSFPAPEAPLGPNASLNSSWASPEEPGVPKDLVATGAIGVVLLAMGVVGVAGNAYVLVVTCRFLRASASLHVYIVSLALADLLYLLSIPFVVTTYVTREWHFGDVGCRVLFSLDFLTMHASIFTLTVMSRERCAAVLRPLATAQRSKGYRKGLALATWLLALLLALPMMLAIRLVHRGHKSLCLPAWGQSTHRAYLTLLFGTSIVGPGVVIGLLYLRLARAYWLSQQASFLQTRRLPNPRVLHLILGTVLLFWACFLPFWLWQLLAQYRGAQPLTPRTSRIINYLTTCLTYGNSCVNPFLYTLLTQNYRDFRRRSPRGRSTGGPTGGQALPRRPARSQCSLGRLLSSSSPLATEPVSPAQEAPGVSLPEHPGLQVDMRVRSWPIRSEAAPDTGGPLNGHAPRPSQPVLIPSQDCGRRT; encoded by the exons ATGGCCCTGAGCCCAGAGCCTGCAAGCAGCTTCCCCGCGCCTGAAGCCCCCCTCGGCCCCAACGCATCGCTCAACAGCTCGTGGGCCAGCCCCGAGGAGCCCGGCGTGCCCAAGGACCTGGTGGCCACAGGCGCCATCGGGGTGGTGCTCCTGGCCATGGGTGTGGTGGGCGTGGCGGGCAATGCCTACGTGCTGGTGGTCACCTGCCGCTTCCTGCGCGCCTCGGCCTCGCTGCACGTCTACATCGTCAGCCTGGCGCTGGCCGACCTGCTCTACCTGCTCAGCATCCCTTTCGTTGTGACCACCTACGTCACCAGGGAGTGGCACTTCGGGGACGTGGGCTGCCGGGTCCTGTTCAGCCTGGACTTCCTGACCATGCACGCCAGCATCTTCACGCTGACCGTCATGAGCCGCGAGCGCTGTGCCGCGGTGCTCAGGCCGCTGGCCACCGCGCAGCGCTCCAAGGGCTACCGCAAGGGCCTGGCGCTGGCCACGTGGCTGCTGGCGCTGCTGCTGGCGCTGCCCATGATGCTGGCCATCCGGCTGGTCCACAGGGGCCACAAGAGCCTCTGCCTGCCGGCCTGGGGCCAGAGCACCCACCGCGCCTACCTGACACTGCTCTTTGGGACCAGCATCGTAGGGCCCGGCGTGGTCATCGGGCTGCTCTACCTGCGCCTGGCCCGGGCCTACTGGCTGTCGCAGCAGGCCTCCTTCCTGCAGACGCGGCGGCTGCCCAACCCCAGGGTGCTGCACCTCATCCTGGGCACCGTGCTGCTCTTCTGGGCTTGCTTCCTGCCCTTCTGGCTGTGGCAGCTGCTGGCCCAGTACCGCGGGGCCCAGCCGCTCACGCCCCGCACCTCGCGCATCATCAACTACCTGACCACCTGCCTCACCTATGGCAACAGCTGCGTCAACCCCTTTCTCTACACACTGCTCACCCAGAACTACCGTGACTTCCGCCGGCGCTCGCCCCGGGGCAGGAGCACCGGTGGGCCCACGGGTGGCCAAGCCCTCCCACGGCGCCCTGCCCGCTCCCAGTGCTCCTTGGGCCGCTTGCTGTCCTCCAGCAGCCCGCTGGCCACCGAGCCCGTCAGCCCAGCCCAGGAGGCCCCCGGGGTGTCCTTGCCAGAGCATCCTGGTCtccag GTGGACATGAGGGTCCGGTCTTGGCCGATCAGGAGTGAAGCTGCTCCGGACACCG GAGGCCCCCTCAATGGGCATGCCCCCAGGCCGTCTCAGCCAGTGCTCATCCCCTCTCAGGACTGTGGGCGCAGGACTTGA
- the OGFOD3 gene encoding 2-oxoglutarate and iron-dependent oxygenase domain-containing protein 3: protein MPPQRRGAPKAPEGSGAAERRRPNSMKTARAPREVWSTWLRATILGTCATLAALLFWGSLGGDDGVTEVLAHRSEVLSDRFIEVPCSEDYNSHRRFEGCSPTRCGRGITDTVITRDEARRIRSVAEKGLALGGSGGGASILDLHSGALSAGKHFVNLYRYFGDKIENIFSEEDFQLYRDVRQKVQLAVAQAFGISASALHLTKPTFFSRINSTAARTAHDEYWHAHVDKVTYGSFDYTSLLYLSDYLEDFGGGRFVFMEERANKTVEPRAGRVSFFTSGSENLHRVEKVRWGTRYAITIAFTCNPDQGIADPTFT, encoded by the exons ATGCCGCCTCAACGGAGAGGCGCGCCCAAGGCGCCCGAGGGCAGCGGGGCGGCGGAGCGCAGGCGCCCTAACAG CATGAAGACTGCCCGGGCACCACGGGAGGTGTGGAGCACGTGGCTGAGAGCCACCATCCTGGGGACCTGTGCCACGCTTGCTGCACTCCTGTTCTGGGGCAGTCTGGGGGGCGATGATGGCGTCACCGAGGTCCTGGCTCACCGCAGTGAGGTGTTGTCTGACAGGTTCATCGAGGTGCCCTGCTCCGAGGACTATAACAGTCACCGAAGGTTCGAAG GCTGCTCCCCGACCAGGTGTGGCCGGGGCATCACCGACACCGTCATCACCAGGGACGAGGCCCGGCGGATTCGCAG TGTCGCGGAGAAGGGGCTCGCCCTGGGAGGATCCGGTGGAGGg GCATCCATCTTGGACCTGCACTCGGGCGCCCTGTCTGCCGGGAAGCACTTTGTGAACCTGTACAG ATACTTTGGGGATAAAATAGAGAACATCTTCTCAGAAGAGGACTTCCAGTTATACCG GGACGTGCGGCAGAAGGTCCAGCTGGCCGTCGCCCAGGCGTTCGGCATCAGCGCCTCCGCGCTGCACCTGACGAAGCCCACGTTCTTCTCCCGCATCAACAGCACGGCGGCCCGCACGGCGCACGACGAGTACTGGCACGCGCACGTGGACAAG GTGACCTACGGCTCCTTCGACTACACCTCGCTGCTCTACCTCTCCGACTACCTGGAGGACTTCGGCGGGGGGCGCTTTGTGTTCATGGAGGAGAGGGCCAACAAGACGGTGGAGCCCAGAGCAG GCCGGGTGTCCTTCTTCACCTCGGGGTCCGAGAACCTGCACCGCGTGGAGAAGGTGCGCTGGGGCACCCGCTACGCCATCACCATCGCCTTCACCTGCAACCCCGACCAGGGCATCGCAGACCCCACCTTCACGTAG
- the HEXD gene encoding hexosaminidase D has protein sequence MKIRSQREKCPSRTRDFCCVSSQKNSEMSDSSLFKMRFVHLDLKGAPPKVSYFSEVFPLFRALGADGLLIEYEDMFPYEGHLRLLRAPHAYSPSEVKEILHLAAQNELEVVPLVQTFGHMEFVLKHEALAHLREVALFPNTLNPHEAESLELVTAMVDQVMELHAGARWLHIGCDEVCHLGEGEASRQWLQQAQNSTATLCLSHMRAVASLTRARHPATTPLVWDDMLRDIPEDQLSASGLPQLVEPVLWDYRADLDVRGKVLLMEKYRKCGFSRLWAASAFKGATGPHQALPPIEHHVRNNMQWLQVAACGPADALQGVILTGWQRYDHFSVLCELLPVGIPSLAACLQSLLHGGFAEEARARVESLLGIPSLEMTGFASEGAGSFPGSDILALVTQVGLHLRSSVDEILQRDRYVTGWFSPYHRRRKLIHPVVVQHIQPQVLSLLARWSALVRELEAALLRVFHEDAVDEWLEENVQPSLGRLQALLQDLGEAAGPQRPLASPGSDTGQDP, from the exons ATGAAGATTAGGTCTCAAAG GGAGAAGTGCCCCTCCCGGACAAGAGATTTTTGTTGTGTATCTTCACAAAAAAATAGCGAGATGTCAGACTCCTCACTGTTTAAGATGCGATTTGTTCACCTGGATCTTAAAGGAGCCCCTCCTAAAGTCTCCTACTTCTCAGAG GTTTTCCCTCTGTTCCGCGCCCTGGGCGCAGACGGCCTGCTCATCGAATATGAGGACATGTTTCCCTACGAGGGCCACCTGCGGCTGCTGCGGGCCCCGCATGCCTACAG CCCCTCGGAAGTCAAGGAGATCCTGCACCTGGCGGCACAGAACGAGCTGGAGGTCGTCCCCTTGGTGCAGACGTTCGGGCACATGGAG TTCGTGCTGAAGCACGAGGCCCTCGCTCACCTGCGGGAAGTGGCGCTTTTCCCCAACACCCTGAACCCGCATGAGGCCGAGTCCCTGGAGCTGGTCACAGCCATGGTCGACCAGGTCATGGAGCTGCACGCGGGCGCCCGGTGGCTCCACATCGGCTGTGACGAG GTCTGTCACCTCGGGGAGGGCGAGGCGTCCAGACAGTGGCTTCAGCAGGCGCAGAACTCCACAGCCACACTGTGTCTGTCCCACATGCGGGCAGTGGCCAGCCTCACGAGGGCCCGGCACCCTGCCACGACGCCCCTGGTGTGGGACGACATGTTGCGGGACATCCCTGAGGACCAGCTGTCAG CGTCGGGGCTGCCGCAGCTGGTGGAGCCGGTGCTCTGGGACTACCGGGCCGACCTGGACGTCCGTGGCAAGG TGCTCCTCATGGAAAAGTACCGGAAGTGCGGTTTCTCCCGGCTCTGGGCCGCCAGCGCCTTCAAGGGGGCCACGGGGCCGCACCAGGCCCTGCCCCCCATCGAGCACCACGTCCGGAACAACATGCAGTGGCTGCAGGTGGCGGCCTGCGGGCCAGCGGACGCGCTGCAGGGTGTCATCCTGACTGGCTGGCAGAG GTACGACCACTTCTCTGTGCTCTGcgagctgctgcctgtggggatCCCGTCCCTGGCCGCCTGCCTGCAGTCACTGCTACATG GGGGCTTTGCTGAAGAAGCTAGAGCAAGGGTGGAGAGCCTTCTCGGGATCCCAAGCCTGGAAATGACTGGTTTTGCCAG TGAGGGGGCTGGCTCCTTCCCTGGCAGCGACATCCTGGCCCTGGTCACACAGGTTGGCCTCCACCTGCGCAGCTCTGTGGATGAGATACTGCAGAGGGACAG GTACGTGACGGGCTGGTTCAGCCCCTACCATCGCAGGCGGAAGCTCATCCACCCGGTCGTGGTCCAGCACATTCAGCCCCAGGTGCTCAG TCTCCTGGCCAGGTGGAGCGCCCTTGTGCGGGAGCTGGAGGCCGCCCTGCTCCGTGTCTTCCACGAGGACGCCGTGGACGAGTGGTTGGAGGAGAATGTGCAGCCCAGCTTGGGGAGGCTGCAGGCACTGCTGCAGGACCTTGGCGAGGCCGCTGGGCCCCAGCGCCcgctggccagccccggctctgACACTGGCCaggacccctga
- the CYBC1 gene encoding cytochrome b-245 chaperone 1, producing MYMQVETRSSSCLHLKRSPGIRSWSLLVGILSIGLAAAYYSGDSLGWKLFYVTGCLFVAVQNLEDWEEAVFDKGTGKVMLKTFSLYKKLLTLFRAGHDQVVVLLHDIQDVNVEEEKVRYFGRGFVVVLRSATGFSHPLTQSAVMGHRSDVEAIAKLITTFLELHRLESPGELSQSSDSEADGPGGQS from the exons ATGTACATGCAGGTGGAGACGCGCAGCAGCTCATGCCTCCATCTGAAGAGGTCTCCAGGCATCCGGTCATGGTCCCTGCTCGTTG GAATCTTGTCCATCGGCCTGGCTGCTGCCTACTACAGTGGAG ATAGCCTCGGCTGGAAGCTCTTCTACGTCACGGGCTGCCTGTTCGTGGCCGTGCAGAACCTGGAGGACTGGGAG GAGGCCGTCTTTGACAAGGGCACTGGGAAGGTCATGCTGAAGACGTTCAGTTTGTACAAGAAGCTGCTAACTCTCTTCAGGGCAGGCCATGACCAAG TGGTGGTCCTGCTGCACGACATCCAGGACGTGAAcgtggaggaggagaaggtgcGGTACTTCGGGCGGGGCTTCGTGGTGGTGCTGCGTTCGGCCACAGGCTTCTCACACCCCCTCACCCAGAGCGCCGTCATGGGCCACCGCAG TGACGTGGAAGCCATCGCCAAGCTCATCACTACCTTCCTGGAGCTGCACCGCCTCGAGAGCCCCGGGGAGCTGTCTCAGAGTAGTGACAGTGAGGCCGACGGCCCCGGGGGCCAGAGCTGA